Proteins encoded in a region of the Coffea eugenioides isolate CCC68of chromosome 4, Ceug_1.0, whole genome shotgun sequence genome:
- the LOC113768549 gene encoding UBP1-associated protein 2A-like, translating to MAGKRKADDENSSSEDTSSSSSSEEESSSPDGDGDGDEDSSSSGSESSSSSEEEEGEEVQNNGNDSSKKQKVVKISDEEEEVQNNDDESSKKEKLRELLEPLSKDQILGFLKEEALKDPSILSRIVEKAESDPTHCKIFIHGLAWDATEDQLLQVFEPFGEVEELKLITDKVTGRAKGYAFLLFKTRAAAKSALNNPQKKIGNRTVSCQLAVLGPAAGSAPAGQAAEVSKRKLFVANVGPNVSVERLRAFFGKFGEIEDGPLGLDPSTNKPRGYAIFVYKSVDGLNKALEQPAKLFEGSQLNCKKFVEGFNNNNNSKNGGSKGSNQQQNQGGGNHGLGINPGYLGSGLNAGGMFMQQNPGNGLVGNPMLAAALNQPGLAVAAMAGIGGNFGLNNLNPGMIGNYGPLAALLGLGGLQGAETGQSSVGANAAGVAVGTGSAQPQSDIGSSRMTLPS from the coding sequence ATGGCGGGAAAGCGAAAAGCGGACGACGAAAACTCTTCCTCAGAAGATACCTCTTCATCGTCCTCCTCAGAAGAGGAATCTTCATCTCCAGATGGAGATGGAGATGGAGATGAAGATTCCTCCTCGTCCGGCTCCGAATCGTCGTCTTCatccgaagaagaagaaggagaagaggtTCAAAATAATGGCAATGATTCGTCAAAAAAGCAGAAAGTTGTAAAAATCTccgatgaagaagaagaggttCAAAATAACGACGACGAATCATCAAAAAAGGAGAAATTAAGGGAACTTTTGGAACCCTTGTCCAAGGATCAGattttagggtttttaaaaGAAGAGGCCCTAAAGGACCCGTCTATTCTCTCTCGGATCGTCGAGAAAGCCGAGTCCGACCCCACCCACTGCAAAATCTTCATCCACGGCCTCGCCTGGGATGCCACCGAGGACCAGCTCCTCCAAGTCTTCGAACCTTTCGGAGAAGTTGAGGAGCTCAAGCTAATAACTGATAAGGTTACGGGCCGGGCAAAGGGTTACGCTTTTCTCCTCTTCAAAACTCGGGCTGCCGCCAAAAGTGCGCTGAATAATCCTCAGAAGAAAATTGGCAACCGGACTGTCAGTTGCCAGCTCGCGGTTCTCGGTCCTGCTGCCGGTTCTGCCCCGGCAGGACAGGCTGCCGAGGTTAGTAAGAGGAAGCTCTTTGTGGCTAACGTTGGCCCGAATGTTAGTGTGGAGAGGCTTCGGGCTTTTTTTGGGAAGTTTGGGGAGATTGAGGATGGGCCGTTGGGGTTGGATCCTTCTACGAACAAGCCAAGAGGGTATGCGATTTTCGTGTACAAGTCAGTTGATGGGTTGAACAAAGCTTTGGAGCAGCCTGCTAAGTTGTTTGAGGGGTCGCAATTGAATTGCAAGAAGTTTGTTGAAGGttttaacaataataataatagtaagaATGGTGGTAGCAAGGGCAGTAATCAACAGCAGAATCAGGGTGGTGGTAATCATGGTTTAGGCATAAATCCAGGCTATTTGGGTTCTGGTTTGAATGCTGGAGGGATGTTCATGCAGCAGAATCCTGGCAATGGGTTGGTTGGGAATCCAATGCTCGCAGCTGCTTTGAATCAACCAGGCTTGGCTGTTGCTGCCATGGCTGGGATAGGTGGGAATTTTGGGTTGAATAATTTAAATCCTGGTATGATAGGAAACTATGGACCGCTAGCGGCTTTGCTAGGCCTAGGGGGTTTACAAGGTGCTGAAACGGGGCAGTCTTCTGTAGGAGCAAATGCAGCTGGAGTAGCGGTAGGGACTGGATCAGCTCAGCCTCAGTCTGATATTGGATCATCAAGGATGACTTTACCTTCATAG
- the LOC113767546 gene encoding ubiquitin-conjugating enzyme E2 27 has product MVDLARVQKELQECNKDVEVSGIRVAPKADSLIHLIGTIPGPLGTPYEGGTFNIDITLPDGYPFEPPKMRFATKVWHPNISSQSGAICLDILKDQWSPALTIKTALLSLQALLSAPAPDDPQDAVVAKQYIKDQNTFISTARYWTEAFAKATGVEEKVKRLIEMGFPEDLVRSILEAVGGDENLALEKLCSA; this is encoded by the exons ATGGTGGACTTGGCTAGAGTGCAGAAAGAGCTTCAAGAATGCAACAAAGACGTTGAGGTTTCAGGAATACGCGTGGCTCCTAAAGCCGACTCTCTCATTCACTTGATTGGTACCATTCCTGGGCCTCTTGGTACTCCTTATGAAGGTGGCACTTTCAACATCGACATCACCCTTCCTG ATGGATACCCTTTTGAGCCTCCCAAAATGAGATTTGCCACCAAAGTTTG GCACCCTAACATAAGCAGTCAGAGTGGAGCAATATGCTTGGACATCCTGAAAGATCAATGGAGCCCTGCGCTCACTATTAAGACAGCACTTCTCTCTCTACAAGCATTACTCTCTGCTCCTGCACCAGATGATCCACAAGATGCTGTTGTTGCAAAACAG TATATCAAAGACCAAAATACCTTTATCAGCACAGCTCGCTACTGGACAGAAGCTTTTGCCAAAGCAACAGGTGTTGAGGAGAAG GTGAAAAGGCTTATCGAGATGGGCTTTCCTGAAGATTTAGTGAGGAGTATTCTGGAAGCTGTTGGTGGTGATGAAAATTTGGCCCTTGAGAAACTTTGCTCTGCATAG
- the LOC113767545 gene encoding ribosomal RNA-processing protein 14-C-like has protein sequence MKKKKQKTTDSSAAALIPTRSTADLKALIQSHSDFFDRLIELIPARFYLPPDDDVSDNPKPYFHGLSKAAKASLKRQSKQNLKLARRNRLDPDKISHSSTLDLLKQSLDTSAHGGEVAEIPPQDVPRAIDLEEKNGGDGNDGEKGQEKQVTYEELREKLRKKIELLRGNRGEGNRSARKGREDDKDRDNHRGEKKRKRDGEGSSGKGVEVVENDSEEIIEYGKVKIGDDEMEGKKRKKKRKMSKVKEWDRAKRLEEVKKENPRVAEREWWRAAENRAMGVKVHDDPRLLRESMKKEKKRKEKNAEKWKERIEGQEKAKEGKQQKRKENIEGRIRDKKMRKIAKREKKLMRPGFEGRKDEYITKD, from the coding sequence atgaagaagaagaagcagaagaCGACCGACTCGTCGGCCGCAGCTCTTATTCCTACACGTTCTACGGCCGATCTCAAAGCCCTAATTCAATCTCACAGCGACTTCTTCGACAGGCTAATCGAACTCATCCCAGCAAGATTCTACCTCCCACCTGATGACGACGTTTCTGACAACCCCAAGCCCTACTTCCACGGCCTCTCCAAAGCTGCCAAAGCTTCCCTCAAACGCCAATCCAAGCAAAACCTCAAACTTGCCCGCCGCAACCGCCTCGACCCGGACAAAATCTCCCATTCCTCCACCCTCGACCTTCTCAAACAATCCCTGGACACCAGTGCCCATGGCGGTGAGGTTGCTGAAATACCCCCGCAAGACGTCCCGAGGGCTATTGATTTAGAGGAGAAGAATGGTGGGGATGGTAATGATGGTGAAAAGGGTCAAGAAAAGCAGGTTACTTACGAAGAATTGCGTGAGAAATTGAGGAAAAAGATTGAGTTGTTACGCGGGAATCGAGGCGAGGGGAATAGGAGTGCTAGGAAGGGGAGGGAGGATGATAAGGATAGAGATAATCATagaggagaaaagaagagaaagagggATGGTGAAGGGAGCAGTGGGAAGGGTGTTGAAGTGGTGGAAAATGACAGTGAAGAGATAATAGAGTATGGGAAAGTGAAGATAGGGGACGATGAGATGGAagggaagaagaggaagaagaagaggaaaatgtCGAAGGTGAAGGAGTGGGATAGAGCTAAGCGGTTGGAGGAGGTCAAGAAAGAGAATCCCAGGGTAGCAGAGAGGGAATGGTGGAGGGCAGCTGAGAATAGGGCAATGGGAGTGAAGGTGCATGACGATCCAAGGTTGTTGAGGGAGAGtatgaagaaggagaagaagaggaaggaaaaaaatgcaGAGAAGTGGAAGGAGAGGATTGAGGGCCAGGAGAAGGCTAAGGAGGGGAAGCAGCAGAAGAGGAAGGAGAACATTGAAGGGAGGATTAGGGATAAAAAGATGAGGAAGATTGCTAAAAGGGAGAAGAAGCTCATGAGGCCTGGGTTCGAGGGGCGCAAGGACGAGTACATTACGAAAGATTAA